The Arachis ipaensis cultivar K30076 chromosome B07, Araip1.1, whole genome shotgun sequence genomic interval GATATGATTGCAGTTGGAatgtattattttatattttcatgcTAAATAATAGTTAAAAAAACAGATATAAttatacaataataataatttacataatcattatatcaaaattaaattatataaatccATATTTATAGAAATTGAACTTGAATATTCTTACatcatataataatttaattttgtgtTGAACATAATGATAGTGATTGGTAAGCAAGTTACAACGTGATTAGTCATGTGTTTGATTATTCGTGACGCGCATTGTTTTGTTTTTGTCAAAGGATTTGGCCATACAACTAAGTGCCGTCAGAAATGGCGTCTTCTCCTGTTTTCTAAACAGTTAATACTTAGTTAATACTCTTTTTTCAGTTATTTGGATTGGAGAtagattagatttttttttttttgggatatgTTCATGGCGTGATTTTCGCATGGAATTTATATTTGAATGTCTTTGACATTGGAATCTTCCTAGAAGTAGACGTTCAACATTATTTAGGGTATAATTACCATGTGGAATATCTATATTTACTTATTTAGTATTTacacaaattttattatttgataattttgtttttcagtatgaTTCATGGGAGATTAGATTAAAATTATAAGTATTATTTGATATTGTTATAAACTATATTTAAAATTATCAAGGTATGTTACAATTCGTGGGTTGATTCATTCACAAAAATTATAAATTGAGTTAGACAAATTTCAactcatataataataataataataatttattttgacCCAATTTATGTAATCCGTTATTTAAATAGATTCAATTCCTATAGCTTAGGAATTTGAGTGGGTTGATTTAAACTAAATTTTTAAGATAGTGTTTGTCTTAGATTTATGTCAATCAGAGACATAGATATAATAACACATATATTTATTGTTTggttattgaaatataaatttttaaagacACGTTTACACACGATAGATACAATAAAcatgtatttattatttttagaaatagTTTAAGACTCGAAAGAATCAATATAAATgctaatttttgtgtttcttatgcgatttttttgtaattaaataaatttaatattaaattgTCTTTTTGTGTTTATATCTCAAAATTTTAAGACATTAACCAAACTGAGCTTAAGCTAACCCCAAATTAAATAagagttttgttttttttttttgttattaaagatAGTAGTTTAGAAAAATACAaacgaaaagaaaaataaaatgaagagTTGACATGTATTAATATTAAATAGTTTATTAGTTCTaccgaaaaaaaaaagtttattagtTATATTGATTTTAATATTAACTCAAANNNNNNNNNNNNNNNNAGAGAGCATTAATAATTGAGGTCTAATTTGAATAAACAAcctaaataagttattttgaaaaaagagtttaaagtataaaaatttttattaatagcagcttataaataaattattttgtatttgaatttttagttataaaagtacttattttaaagttgtaagcgtttggataaataactcaaaaaatataattttttttacacaagaaaatgaaaattaaaataacgatgataacaaatacttttcaattttaaatgttGATTTTACATAATCTAATTACTAAGATTACAATTGTTTAggcaattgattttttatttactcTCTTATTAGTTCCATTTTTTAGATAATTGGTTCTTGCCACGTAATATCATTATCTACTTCACTTTCATCCATAACTATTTTTTTGTATGTGCTGaatagtaataaaattttaattcacaataaTCTTGATAGCAATGCCAAAAAAATTATTGTGTAGTTAGTGTTTGCTGTTTTATTGTATATGATATAataggtaaaaataaaaaataaatataaaatgtgtgttaatgtatattttgttactgtttttttttttactcctGTTAGCCTCCTCCTTTATTTGGGTCAAGAACTTGTTAtaactaactataaaaataatagcaagctatataaaaataaaatcacatgtaaaaaaataaaattaaaattaaaattttataccaCACACAatattaaatacaaatttaataataaaaatagagtgaaaaataataagaacaaatgttaaaattattattaaaagaaataaaaaaacataatttaagtttttaatatatttactaaaataaaatGATAGATAATAAATACTAGATAAAATAGATGATATACAATAAATAAcagataatattaattaattaattttggtcaTACTATGTACAGTCAACTTGTATAGCGGGTCATTTACAGCAAGTTAACTCTTATATTTGGTCTCTTATTGCCTCTTgtttttttctttgatttgatATCTGTTAACAATATTAATTAATTAGCGATCTGTTAGCAATGCTTGAATTACAAGTTGTCAAGTTCCTTCAATCTTACTACTAAAATACTGATCTGTTCAGATTTCAGAATAATTCATTTTCTTATTAATCgttaattttctttcaaattaacgtatttttattaagataattacttattaatttattatagtaAAGATGAGAAAAGTATTATCagtattttttttcctttgtacTTTTAAAGCTACTTCACATTGGGCTACCAGAAAAACCATTGTCTCTATTGGGCCGCCTTGGGTTTCTCCTGTAAGCCTTTTTATTAAGCAATACAATATTTTAAAAACCATGaccaaaaaaaaattcagaaccAAATTGTATACCAAAAATAACATTCAGAACCAAATTGGTCAAAGAACAAGATTTATACATAGGAGATAACATGTTAAAATTTAAATTGTCATCCTGTCTTACCATTAGTTGTAATTGGttactaaaataaaatttgaattttgactcAGTTAATTTTTTATGTCTTAGATTAATTTGAACTTGCACTTTTAATCCCATGATAAGTtagtacaaaaaaattataaaaaaataaaaacaaaagaagtTAGACCACAAATTAAAACAGATAATTTTTTTTGTCCAGATTTTCGATAAATACAACAGATTTATAGATAGAAGAAGATAAcatgttaaaatttaaaatatcaccttgtcttatccttttttttttatgagaTCTTGTCTTATCTTTAGTTGTAATCTGTTATTAAAATATGAGATTTGATTTAGTAGAGAGATTTCCGAAACCTATTGTTAAGGATGAAAAAAACAATCATGCTACCCTAAACAATCATTATTATCCAATTGTTTatctaataaattttattttaattttcaattcctaCGTatgtattgaaaataaaaatactaattataGAATGAGTAATTGTTATGGGAAGTCAAGAAGGTAGTAACATAGTAGTATTAACTATTAAGGTTGAAATGAATGCAATTAATTAATCAGTATATCATCAACTTGCTTTAAAAATTGAACTGCATGAAAACTACTTGTCTTTCCAAACGAACTAAGCCATGTCATCAGGGATACAAATAAAAGAGTTTTTATTACTAACTTAAAACgtaaaaagtaaaaacacacATACAATTATACAAATGATAGAACTAATTAATGATCAGTTAACAGTGATGACCATAGATATTCCCATTCAAAGATAAGATAGAACATAAaacttaaatttcaaaattcaattgaaTTTGATTTTGCGAGGGTTGCTCTAACTAACCTTATAGTCTTACACTAATCACTTGTTTGATTCAATTGACTAAGGGTAGCTATATAAAAGACTGCATGGTTTGATTTAAAATCCCCACATTTGTTTTCTTTTCGgtcataaaaaaaaaaccacacATACTAATCACTCTCTCATTGCCGTAGTGCTCCGTCCTCATCAGCCATGCCTCGCCGTAGTGCTCCGTCCTCATCATTGCCGCCGAGGCCAACACCAATTCCCGCCAAATTCTGGCGCGCATGTGCTGGAATCTCTGCACAGGCACCAGTAGTGAACTCTAGGGTTTACTACTTTCCACAGGGACACATCGACCAAGCTGCTTCGCAACCGCAAAACCTTTCACCTCTGGTTTACTCCAGGCCGGTCATCCCTTGCCGTGTCGCCGCCGTCAACTACTTCGCGGATCCTAACACCGACGAGGTCTTCCTCaagattcttcttcttcctgtCACCAATGGATCCGCTCAAGATTTTCTTCCACCTGCCGTCGCCGCCGAAGGCAACAGCGGCAACGGCAATGGCGACGATGAAGAGGTTATCTCGTACGCCAAGATTCTCACGCGGTCCGATGCGAATAATGGCGGAGGGTTTTCGGTGCCGAGATCCTGTGCGGACTTGGTCTTTCCGCCGTTGAACTTTGAAGAGGACCCGCCGGTGCAGAACCTTAGAATAACCGATCTCCATGGCGCCGTATGGGAGTTTCGCCACATCTACCGCGGGACTCCGAGACGGCACCTCTTCACATCTGGCTGGAGCAAGTTCGTTAACAGCAAGAAGATTATCTCCGGCGATACTGTGGTTTTCATGAAGGACTCCCATGGGAGGATGTTCGTCGGGCTCCGCCGTAATATGTCGCTGGAGGACGGTATCTCAGATGGTGGATTGGATTGGGTTGCAGCTATGGTCGGGATGGACGAgggcgaaaaagaaaaagaagaggaagaagaagaggcgaTGACACAGGGATTTGCAAGAAACGAGAAGGGGAGAGTGACTTCGACATCGGTCGCGGAGGCGATGGAGCTGGCGGCGCAAAACAAGCCGTTCGAAGTTGTTTACTATCCAAGCGTGGGTTGGGGGGAGTTTGTGGTGAAAGCAGAGAAGGTGGACGCGATGATTAATGGTATTCCCTGGAGTGTTGGGATGAGAGTGAAAATGGGCAGAGAGAACTATGATTCGTCACGGATGGATTGGTTTCAGGGAACTGTTTCTGCTGTTAATGTTCCCGGTAAAGATCAACCATGGAGCGGTTCTCCTTGGCGCACGCTTCAGGTATAAAATTTGCCCGCtttgtgaattttgatttgtGTGTTTATGTACATTGATGTGGACTTTGACTAAGAAATggcaagaaaggaaaaagaaaaagaacggaatgaaagaaataaataaagaaaaatttaaCGATCCCAATGTTAACGTAGTGattatctaataataataataagaaaaattgaaagaaagaaacaatttGTTGGTCTGTCGTTATGTCTCAGCAATTTGTTTGTGTATTGTTATGGTTCGTTAAAAAATAATAGATGGATTTTTACTGGTTGTTTTGGTTAAATAAAGATTTGGTCAtaatatctttttataatattttttattgaagttgaggttggcttttttttttcttcttttttatagaTTACATGGGATGAATCCGAAATTTTGAAGAATGTAAATCCTGTCAGTCCATGGCAGGTGGAACTTCTTTCTGAGACACTCTTACTTCCTCAAATATTTTTCCCAACAAAGAGGTTCAGAACTACAGATGGTTCTGGAGTATTCACTAATGAAATGGGAGAATCCTCCTCTTCCGTTACAAGATTTTCTATTCCTGATTCAACAATGGGATTGCTGAATCAAACATTGTTGAGTAATTATGATACTCTTTTTTCTGCTAGCATGCAGGGAGCCAGGCCTCATCTATTTTCTGCAACTACTTATCCCTTCATTCCGATGGATCCTTCTCTGTCTATTGATAATTCCTTTGAGAATAATATTGTACCAAAGTTAAATGTTATGTTGCCAAAACTTAACATTGACACTCATAAGCCTAAAAACTTATCACCACATAGCAAGTCTAGTTTGACTCCCATTGATGAGACCCCTAACAGCAACTCAACCAAATCTGGAGCTACTTCATTTCAGTTATTTGGTTGTACTATTCAAACAGATCAAGTTTCTGATAAAATTGCTGACTATAACAATGTTGAAGGAGAAGACAACATACAATAAAATAATGTCTCCTCTATGAAAGTAACATCTAGCTGTACAGGTATGTCTATAAGCCTATATctgaataataaactgaaatttaTCTTAAGAatgaatttaatatatataaaaaaacagCTATTAGTATATAGTTGATAATTTCTGTACCGAAGAAATGGATTATCTAGTTCATGGGGATGCTTGTAATGCTTGTTAGATTTGTTTCCATTAATAATGAACTCATTGTTCCACTTTTATCCTTCTGtgttgttggttttttttttttttgctctttGCTGTAAGGTCATTCCATGGTTCTCTACTTCTATGATTGGCATTCATATGTTTTACGACTCGACTTTTTGCTTAAACTTTTTAATCCTTTTATACAGGTAACCACGTGATAGATGCTGCATGATGACCTTGAAGTGAAGCAGCtgtatacaaatttttttttttggtattacaAACCAAATTTTTTAAAGTGAAAAAAATGTTGTAACTTTAGTAACATGGCCTAGTAACATTACCACGgcgctttttttttattaattttagttaattaaaataaaataaatttcatatttttaattatctTATATCATAACACGTTATAATTTAAGTAAATGTTaagttattaaattttaaataaaatatgtgATATAGTTTT includes:
- the LOC107607844 gene encoding auxin response factor 17-like, whose amino-acid sequence is MPRRSAPSSSLPPRPTPIPAKFWRACAGISAQAPVVNSRVYYFPQGHIDQAASQPQNLSPLVYSRPVIPCRVAAVNYFADPNTDEVFLKILLLPVTNGSAQDFLPPAVAAEGNSGNGNGDDEEVISYAKILTRSDANNGGGFSVPRSCADLVFPPLNFEEDPPVQNLRITDLHGAVWEFRHIYRGTPRRHLFTSGWSKFVNSKKIISGDTVVFMKDSHGRMFVGLRRNMSLEDGISDGGLDWVAAMVGMDEGEKEKEEEEEEAMTQGFARNEKGRVTSTSVAEAMELAAQNKPFEVVYYPSVGWGEFVVKAEKVDAMINGIPWSVGMRVKMGRENYDSSRMDWFQGTVSAVNVPGKDQPWSGSPWRTLQITWDESEILKNVNPVSPWQVELLSETLLLPQIFFPTKRFRTTDGSGVFTNEMGESSSSVTRFSIPDSTMGLLNQTLLSNYDTLFSASMQGARPHLFSATTYPFIPMDPSLSIDNSFENNIVPKLNVMLPKLNIDTHKPKNLSPHSKSSLTPIDETPNSNSTKSGATSFQLFGCTIQTDQVSDKIADYNNVEGEDNIQ